The following are encoded together in the Glycine max cultivar Williams 82 chromosome 8, Glycine_max_v4.0, whole genome shotgun sequence genome:
- the LOC100810673 gene encoding lysine-specific demethylase JMJ25, whose product MSKTPKEKETEEPLPDHLRCGRTDGRQWRCRRRVKENLKLCEIHYLQGRHRQYKEKVPESLKLQRKRKSNNNNNNNNEEEEEEEEEEKPEPDKKNVLDDNVESRARRTSRIVKKKRMLSEDSDASASSPPARKKALKQGDMQLELLRMVLKREAEKNKNKSKSKNKKNNNKKKNKKKEKRRKEEKEELCYTKEELRRELPNGVMEISPASPTRDYNNVGSHCDVKVGVDSKTVTPRYFRSKNVDRVPAGKLQIVPYGSNLKKGKRKKCHWCQRSESGNLIQCSSCQREFFCMDCVKERYFDAENEIKKACPVCRGTCPCKYCSASQCKDSESKECLTGKSRVDRILHFHYLICMLLPVLKQISEDQNIELETEVKIKGKNISDIQIKQVEFGCSEKNYCNHCKTPILDLHRSCPSCSYSLCSSCCQELSQGKASGAMNSSVFKRPDKMKPCSASENHTLEERATSIGNLTDTSVLPEWTNGNGIDSLSCPPTELGGCGKSHLELRSVFPSSWIKEMEAKAEEIVCSYDFPETSDKSSSCSLCFDTDHGTNRYKQLQEAALREDSNDNYLFCPTVMDISGDNFEHFQKHWGKGHPIVVQDALRSTSNLSWDPLTMFCTYLEQSITRYENNKNLLESCLDWWEVEINIKQYFTGSVKRRPQRNTWDEMLKLKGWLSSQIFKEQFPAHFAEVIDALPVQEYMHPLCGLLNLAANLPHGSAKHDIGPYVYISYGSADKETDSVTKLCYDSYDVVNIMTHTTDAPLSTEQLTKIRKLLKKHKTLCQMETIATEEPREQKLNGMALLHGPETERKGSWSMVEEGMNFFRRVNRTSCISTEAKKVSSQSMDSNGECDFISDSDSGSTLLLLGTVQTAELSKHNNPRNPFESSKRHKKKFTEHLGAQWDVFRRQDVPKLIEYLKRHYAEFSYTHDYDKKMVHPILDQSIFLDSTHKKRLKEEFKIEPWTFQQHVGQAVIIPAGCPYQMRNSKSSVHAVLEFVSPENVTEGIQLIDEVRLLPEDHKAKADLLEVKKMALHSMNTAIKEVRQLTSKT is encoded by the exons ATGTCGAAAACTCCGAAGGAGAAGGAAACGGAGGAGCCTCTGCCAGACCACCTCCGCTGCGGGCGCACGGACGGGCGGCAATGGCGTTGCCGGCGGCGAGTGAAGGAGAATCTGAAGCTCTGCGAGATTCACTACCTCCAAGGTCGCCACCGCCAGTACAAGGAGAAGGTTCCCGAGTCGCTGAAGCTTCAGCGCAAGCGCAAatctaacaacaacaacaacaacaacaacgaggaagaagaagaagaagaagaagaagagaaaccaGAGCCTGATAAGAAGAATGTTCTCGACGACAATGTCGAATCTAGGGCACGGAGAACCTCGAGAATCGTGAAGAAGAAGCGCATGCTTTCTGAGGATTCCGATGCTTCAGCTTCTTCTCCTCCGGCGAGGAAGAAGGCGCTGAAGCAGGGCGATATGCAGTTGGAGCTCTTGAGGATGGTGCTGAAGAGAGAGGCtgagaagaacaaaaacaagagcaagagcaagaacaagaagaacaataacaaaaagaagaataagaagaaggaaaagaggAGGAAGGAGGAAAAAGAGGAATTGTGTTACACTAAAGAAGAGTTGAGAAGAGAATTGCCAAATGGAGTAATGGAAATCTCTCCGGCTTCACCGACGCGTGATTACAACAATGTAGGTTCGCATTGTGATGTCAAAGTTGGTGTTGATAGTAAAACTGTTACTCCGCGTTACTTTAGGTCCAAGAATGTTGATAGAGTCCCCGCGGGGAAGTTGCAG ATTGTGCCGTATGGATCAAACTTGAAAAAGGGTAAGAGGAAGAAGTGTCATTGGTGCCAGAGAAGTGAGTCTGGGAATCTCATTCAATGTTCGAGCTGTCAGAGGGAGTTCTTCTGCATGGATTGCGTTAAAGAGCG GTATTTTGACGctgaaaatgaaattaagaaGGCATGTCCAGTTTGTCGTGGAACTTGCCCTTGTAAGTATTGCTCTGCAAGTCAATGTAAAGACAGTGAAAGTAAG GAATGTTTGACTGGTAAGAGCAGAGTTGATAGAATATTGCATTTTCATTATTTGATCTGCATGCTCCTTCCAGTACTAAAGCAAATAAGTGAAGATCAGAATATTGAGCTAGAAACAGAAGTAAAAATTAAAG GGAAAAATATTTCTGATATTCAAATCAAGCAGGTTGAATTTGGATGCAGTGAGAAAAACTATTG CAATCACTGCAAAACACCCATTTTGGATCTCCATAGAAGCTGTCCTAGTTGTTCATATAGCCTATGCTCAAGTTGTTGTCAGGAATTAAGTCAAGGAAAAGCTTCTGGAGCAATGAACTCATCCGTGTTCAAGCGACCTGATAAAATGAAACCTTGCAGTGCTAGTGAGAACCATACTTTGGAGGAGAGAGCCACATCTATTGGCAATTTAACTGATACTTCAGTATTGCCTGAGTGGACAAATGGTAATGGCATTGATAGTCTATCATGCCCTCCTACAGAGCTTGGTGGTTGTGGTAAAAGCCACCTTGAGTTGAGATCTGTTTTCCCTTCCAGTTGGATCAAAGAGATGGAAGCGAAGGCAGAAGAAATTGTTTGCAGCTATGACTTTCCTGAAACTTCAGATAAAAGTTCAAGTTGCTCATTGTGTTTTGACACTGATCATGGTACTAACAGATATAAGCAGTTGCAAGAAGCAGCTCTAAGAGAAGATTCCAATGATAATTACTTGTTTTGTCCCACAGTGATGGACATCAGTGGTGATAACTTTGAGCACTTTCAGAAACACTGGGGAAAAGGCCATCCTATAGTTGTCCAAGATGCGCTCCGAAGTACCTCAAACCTCAGTTGGGATCCACTGACCATGTTCTGTACTTATCTTGAGCAGAGCATTACAAGATATGAGAACAATAAAAACTTGCTTGAATCCTGTTTGGATTGGTGGGAG GTGGAAATTAACATTAAGCAGTACTTTACTGGGTCTGTCAAGCGTCGTCCTCAGAGAAACACTTGGGATGAGATGCTGAAACTAAAAGGGTGGCTttcttcccaaatatttaaagaGCAGTTTCCAGCTCATTTTGCTGAGGTAATTGATGCTCTACCAGTTCAAGAATACATGCATCCCCTCTGCGGTCTTCTGAATTTAGCTGCAAATTTGCCACATGGGAGTGCAAAACATGACATTGGGCCATATGTCTACATTTCTTATGGCTCTGCTGACAAAGAAACTGATTCAGTGACAAAGCTCTGCTATGACTCATATGATGTG GTTAATATTATGACACATACCACAGATGCCCCCCTCTCTACAGAACAACttacaaaaataagaaaactgcTAAAAAAGCACAAAACTCTGTGTCAAATGGAGACTATTGCTACTGAGGAGCCACGGGAACAGAAATTGAATGGAATGGCATTATTGCATGGTCCAGAAACAGAGCGAAAAGGCTCATGGAGTATGGTCGAAGAAGGAATGAACTTTTTCAGGAGAGTCAATAGAACATCTTGCATCTCAACTGAAGCTAAAAAAGTTTCTAGTCAGAGCATGGACAGCAATGGAGAATGTGATTTCATTTCTGATTCTGATTCTGGATCCACTTTACTTCTCCTTGGGACTGTTCAAACTGCTGAATTGTCAAAGCACAATAATCCTAGAAATCCCTTTGAAAGctcaaaaagacataaaaaaaagtttactgAGCATTTGGGTGCCCAGTGGGATGTCTTTCGCAGACAAGATGTTCCAAAGCTCATCGAATACCTTAAAAGACATTATGCTGAATTTTCTTATACCCATGACTATGACAAGAAG ATGGTTCATCCAATTCTAGATCAGAGCATTTTTCTTGACAGTACTCACAAAAAGAGACTAAAGGAGGAATTTA AGATTGAACCATGGACTTTTCAGCAACATGTTGGACAAGCTGTCATCATTCCTGCTGGATGTCCATACCAGATGAGGAATTCTAAG TCTAGCGTTCATGCGGTATTGGAATTTGTGTCCCCTGAAAATGTTACTGAGGGTATCCAGTTGATTGATGAGGTCCGACTATTGCCTGAAGACCATAAAGCAAAAGCAGACCTGCTGGAG GTAAAGAAAATGGCGCTTCATAGCATGAATACAGCAATTAAAGAAGTACGTCAGCTTACAAGCAAAACATGA
- the LOC100802483 gene encoding probable serine/threonine-protein kinase abkC produces MWGEFGLPRTLPSQLPSFPFGSSKDATVCGFSIIHLLFSSAAVDSFYHPLLRASVELLSSPGSLVTYNKVLNQNKASQLLLPPVKIYLMLGNVGKVAQSILRTHRRRYLEASRNEAFTSVGPNIKQCRMYMQYKFPIEGCNSFLWHWTRENFHKGCSFRNFSVTSARNVAAYNSRIAWKLLYKKYSSNGYNGFTSINMIAQAVSLALTRSYLLVPGFLAFASGKLALAQQNGADTEFYPSQNALYMHAQDGYGYMFAFVFIVVESLVLLVRAIYLAILFSPSILMAPLADYFGPEFRKMWLSVVHRTLEKAGPAFIKWGQWAATRPDLFPRDLCTKLAELQTKAPQHSFSYTKKTIERAFGRKISEIFENFEEVPVASGSIAQVHRASLKYRYPGQQAKPLVVAVKVRHPGVGESIRRDFAIINLVAKSSKFIHALNWLRLDESVQQFAVFMMSQVDLAREAAHLSRFIYNFRRSRDVSFPKPVYPLVHPAVLVETYENGESVSHYVDELQGHERIKSALAHIGTNALLKMLLVDNFIHADMHPGNILVRSKPHKRLFKSKPHVIFLDVGMTAELSGSDRVNLLEFFKAVAHRDGRTAAECTLRLSKQQNCPNPKAFVEEMEESFTFWGTPEGDLVHPAECMEQLLEKVRRHKVNVDGNVCTVLVTTLVLEGWQRKLDPGYDVMNTLQTLLLRADWAKSLSYTIDGLMAP; encoded by the exons ATGTGGGGTGAATTTGGC CTCCCTCGCACTTTGCCTTCTCAACTTCCAAGTTTTCCTTTTGGTAGCTCCAAGGATGCTACAGTCTGCGGGTTTTCAATCATTCACTTGTTATTCTCTTCTGCTGCTGTTGATTCTTTCTATCATCCCCTTTTACGTGCAAGTGTGGAACTACTGAGCTCCCCTGGCTCACTTGTCACTTACAATAAAGTATTGAATCAAAATAAAGCTTCTCAACTTCTTCTCCCTCCAGTTAAGAT ATATTTGATGCTTGGAAACGTAGGGAAAGTTGCCCAATCTATTCTTAGAACCCATAGAAGAAGATATTTGGAAGCAAGTAGAAATGAGGCTTTTACCTCAGTTGGACCAAATATCAAGCAATGCAGGATGTACATGCAATATAAGTTTCCAATTGAAGGATGTAATTCATTCTTGTGGCACTGGACAAGAGAAAACTTTCACAAAGGCTGTTCTTTTAGGAACTTCTCTGTAACTTCTGCAAGAAATGTAGCAGCATATAATTCTCGAATAGCTTGGAAGTTGCTGTACAAAAAATACTCTTCCAATGGTTATAATGGATTTACCTCCATAAATATGATTGCTCAAGCAGTGAGCCTGGCTTTGACTCGTTCTTATTTGCTGGTTCCTGGTTTTTTAGCATTTGCTAGTGGAAAGCTAGCATTGGCTCAGCAAAATGGGGCAGACACAGAATTTTACCCATCACAGAATGCATTGTATATGCATGCACAAGATGGGTATGGTTACATGTTTGCATTTGTATTCATTGTAGTGGAAAGCCTTGTTTTGTTAGTGAGAGCTATCTATCTGGCCATATTATTCTCTCCAAGCATACTGATGGCGCCACTTGCAGATTATTTTGGACCAGAATTCAGGAAAATGTGGCTATCGGTTGTTCATCGTACACTAGAAAAAGCAGGTCCAGCATTCATAAAATGGGGTCAGTGGGCTGCTACCCGGCCTGATCTGTTTCCTCGAGATCTATGTACTAAGCTTGCCGAACTTCAGACGAAAGCACCTCAACATAGTTTTAGCTACACAAAGAAAACTATTGAAAGAGCGTTTGGTCGAAAAATTTCTGAGATTTTTGAGAATTTTGAAGAAGTGCCTGTTGCATCTGGAAGTATTGCCCAAGTGCATCGTGCTTCTCTAAAATATCGTTACCCTGGGCAGCAAGCAAAACCCCTGGTGGTTGCTGTAAAAGTTAGACATCCTGGTGTCGGAGAATCTATCAGAAGGGATTTTGCTATTATCAATTTGGTGGCAAAATCTTCAAAGTTCATCCATGCTCTTAATTGGTTAAGGTTGGATGAAAGTGTTCAACAGTTTGCAGTTTTCATGATGTCTCAAGTTGACCTTGCACGGGAAGCTGCTCACTTGAGCCGCTTCATTTACAATTTCCGTCGATCGAGGGATGTCTCTTTTCCTAAGCCTGTCTATCCACTTGTGCATCCTGCAGTTTTGGTGGAAACCTATGAAAATGGAGAAAGTGTATCACATTATGTAGATGAGCTTCAAGGACATGAAAGGATTAAAAGTGCTCTTGCTCACATTGGTACTAATGCACTTTTGAAGATGCTTCTG GTGGACAACTTCATTCATGCAGACATGCATCCTGGAAATATCCTTGTACGGAGCAAGCCTCACAAACGACTTTTCAAATCAAAGCCGCATGTAATTTTCCTTGACGTAGGCATGACTGCTGAACTCTCTGGCAGTGATCGGGTAAATTTATTGGAATTTTTCAAAGCTGTTGCTCACCGAGATGGTCGGACAGCTGCAGAGTGCACACTCAGGTTATCAAAGCAACAGAACTGTCCAAATCCAAAGGCCTTTGTTGAG GAAATGGAAGAGTCGTTTACTTTTTGGGGTACTCCAGAAGGTGATCTGGTCCATCCTGCCGAGTGCATGGAGCAATTGCTTGAGAAAGTTAGGCGTCATAAAGTTAATGTTGATGGCAATGTTTGTACTGTCTTGGTCACCACCTTGGTTCTTGAG GGTTGGCAGCGCAAGCTTGATCCTGGGTATGATGTGATGAATACTCTGCAGACATTGCTGCTTAGAGCTGATTGGGCAAAGTCTCTTTCATACACAATTGATGGGCTCATGGCCCCTTGA